One part of the Prunus persica cultivar Lovell chromosome G5, Prunus_persica_NCBIv2, whole genome shotgun sequence genome encodes these proteins:
- the LOC109949108 gene encoding uncharacterized protein LOC109949108, with protein sequence MSDVRPPNEHVSYPGDHPWHVPFPSPPRTPNHDPTSSGSEADTHDPLDKISAVKHHLQYMSKATDWWESKCDIHGQVMGNLANKLNKAYAGEVKQALKAKSRSKELESLKLKLEDTKKNALETFTQSEEYNHEMVECFNNGFEMFRDYASVISPDHNWSEIDVAGVWQVLNMGSDGMAHHSLVHAARRKDKDMDLLMDLY encoded by the coding sequence ATGTCAGATGTACGCCCTCCTAACGAGCATGTGAGTTACCCGGGGGACCACCCCTGGCATGTGCCATTCCCATCTCCACCTCGGACTCCCAATCATGATCCCACTTCATCTGGAAGTGAGGCTGACACTCATGATCCCCTTGACAAAATCTCTGCCGTCAAGCACCACCTCCAATATATGTCAAAGGCAACGGATTGGTGGGAGAGTAAGTGCGATATTCATGGCCAAGTTATGGGAAACTTGGCCAACAAGTTGAACAAAGCATACGCTGGAGAGGTGAAGCAAGCTCTTAAAGCAAAAAGTCGGAGCAAAGAGTTAGAGTccttgaagttgaaattggaagacacaaagaaaaatgccCTCGAAACATTCACACAATCTGAAGAATATAACCATGAAATGGTTGAATGTTTCAACAACGGCTTCGAAATGTTCCGAGATTATGCTTCGGTCATCTCACCAGACCACAATTGGAGTGAAATTGATGTAGCTGGTGTCTGGCAGGTACTGAATATGGGTTCTGATGGAATGGCTCATCATAGCCTCGTGCATGCAGCGAgaagaaaggacaaagacatggaTCTTTTGATGGACCTGTACTAA
- the LOC18777071 gene encoding alpha-1,4-glucan-protein synthase [UDP-forming] 2 — MAGVSKVAPTPLLKDELDIVIPTIRNLDFLEMWRPFFEQYHLIIVQDGDPSKVIKVPEGFDYELYNRNDINRILGPKASCISFKDSACRCFGYMVSKKKYIFTIDDDCFVAKDPSGKDINALEQHIKNLLTPSTPFFFNTLYDPYREGADFVRGYPFSLREGIPTAVSHGLWLNIPDYDAPTQLVKPLERNTRFVDAVLTIPKGTLFPMCGMNLAFNRELIGPAMYFGLMGDGQPIGRYDDMWAGWCMKVICDHLGLGVKTGLPYIWHSKASNPFVNLKKEYKGIYWQEELIPFFQSATLPKDCTTVQSCYIELSKQVKAKLGKVDDYFLKLADAMVTWVEAWDELNPSGEKSVEQNGVVAK; from the exons ATGGCTGGAGTCAGTAAGGTTGCTCCCACACCTCTGCTCAAAGATGAGCTTGACATTGTTATTCCCACAATCCGAAACCTGGACTTCTTGGAGATGTGGAGGCCATTTTTTGAACAATACCACCTTATCATCGTCCAAGATGGTGACCCTTCAAAGGTCATCAAGGTCCCAGAGGGCTTTGACTACGAGCTCTACAACCGCAATGACATTAACCGCATCCTGGGTCCTAAGGCCTCTTGTATTTCCTTCAAGGACTCTGCTTGCCGCTGCTTCGGCTACATGGTCTCCAAGAAGAAGTACATCTTCACCATCGACGACGATTGCTTT GTTGCTAAAGATCCTTCTGGCAAAGATATCAATGCTCTTGAGCAGCATATTAAGAACCTTCTGACTCCATCaactccatttttctttaacaCCTTGTATGACCCATACCGTGAAGGTGCAGACTTTGTCCGTGGTTACCCCTTCAGTCTACGTGAAGGTATCCCAACTGCTGTTTCTCATGGCCTTTGGCTCAACATTCCGGATTATGATGCACCCACTCAGCTTGTTAAGCCTCTAGAGAGAAACACTAG GTTTGTGGATGCAGTCCTGACCATTCCCAAGGGAACTCTCTTTCCCATGTGTGGTATGAATCTGGCATTCAACCGTGAATTGATTGGACCTGCTATGTACTTTGGACTCATGGGTGATGGTCAGCCAATCGGGCGTTACGATGATATGTGGGCTGGCTGGTGCATGAAG GTCATATGTGACCACTTGGGGCTGGGAGTGAAGACAGGATTGCCCTACATCTGGCATAGCAAAGCAAGCAATCCATTTGTGAACCTTAAGAAGGAATACAAAGGAATATACTGGCAAGAAGAGTTGATCCCATTCTTCCAATCTGCTACCCTTCCAAAAGACTGCACCACCGTTCAGAGCTGCTACATTGAGCTCTCCAAGCAAGTGAAGGCAAAGCTTGGCAAGGTTGATGACTACTTCCTCAAGCTTGCAGATGCCATGGTCACATGGGTTGAAGCATGGGACGAGTTGAACCCATCTGGAGAAAAATCTGTTGAGCAGAACGGAGTTGTTGCGAAATAG